The following proteins are co-located in the Heliorestis convoluta genome:
- a CDS encoding CpsD/CapB family tyrosine-protein kinase → MPFFNKKTAPTKPINGRHLYTYNNPKSPIAEAYRTIRTSMHYASADDNANAFLFTSAAPEEGKSTTIANLAVAYAQTGTRTLLIDCDLRKPTQHRTFQISNGRGLTNILVDNIEPQAIIAQSALENLHILTSGPVPPNPSELLQSNKMKKLLQELKAKYDLILIDTPPTLAVTDAAILASTVDGIILVIQAKKTKITSVQEAQYRLQQANGKIIGTILNGTDIPKDYYYYYQQEE, encoded by the coding sequence ATGCCATTTTTCAACAAAAAAACAGCACCCACCAAGCCTATCAACGGACGTCACCTCTACACCTACAACAACCCCAAAAGCCCCATCGCCGAAGCCTACCGCACCATTCGCACCAGCATGCACTACGCCAGCGCGGACGACAACGCCAACGCCTTTCTCTTCACCAGCGCTGCCCCCGAAGAAGGCAAATCCACCACCATCGCCAACCTCGCCGTCGCCTATGCCCAGACAGGCACCCGCACCCTCTTAATCGACTGCGACCTCAGAAAGCCCACCCAACACCGCACCTTCCAGATCAGCAACGGCCGAGGCCTCACCAACATCCTCGTCGACAACATAGAACCCCAAGCCATCATCGCCCAAAGCGCCCTCGAAAACCTCCACATCCTCACCAGCGGCCCCGTACCCCCCAACCCCTCCGAACTCCTCCAAAGCAACAAAATGAAAAAGCTCCTCCAAGAGCTCAAAGCAAAATACGACCTCATCCTCATCGACACACCACCGACCCTCGCCGTCACCGACGCAGCCATCTTAGCCAGCACCGTCGACGGCATCATCCTCGTCATCCAAGCCAAAAAAACCAAAATCACCTCCGTCCAAGAAGCCCAATACCGCCTCCAACAAGCCAACGGCAAAATCATCGGCACCATCTTAAACGGCACCGACATCCCCAAAGACTACTACTACTACTACCAACAAGAAGAATAA
- a CDS encoding S-layer homology domain-containing protein, translating to MKKLFKAMLILCLVIGTTTAAFAANFSDIKGHWAEPWITKMVNQNVISGYPDSTYRPDHSITRAEFTTLVNKSFNKHNPNAQANFQDVKTTDWHYSQIASGQAAGYISGYPDGTFRPDNSITREEAAVLIAKVLQLQTTTTGITFTDSNQIENWSRASIAAITAKGIMTGYPDGTFQPQRPINRAEAAVLLDKAMNTPVEPRPEVGISGTINIANATVKLFEAGTLNLISETTTDQQGNYKFNVQSGQYDITVQKDNFIGYASDITLNKDTKSINITLTEGVTVEGRLVDRNNRNVANADIAFKVNPVFTTKTDSTGKYKITLLPNKRYQVSAIDPNKKDEGWQKVTDAVTVGEKSVTLSNLTVPFTVPTSSSGGGSRATDSGYTIRNNIATVTTVNGLLAALNDGRATTINGQEESFSTNITINRPNITLKNITIDGNVHVAEEILESDLTLENVIITGQTTFAGGGSQSIKLLGTTELRGPVTSRKEGLRIVAEGTAKVTGTLTLERSATIESDHKAFEQIHVALAGSNTRPIVIAVPGATITATKDVDVRLELERPATVKTDNNSTVNNLVIRIQKDVQTEEAIKIEATVTTVTLEKLVANSIIEIAEAAQVSDLKIDSQITSPIELEIRGELSEIKADSPDAVRITIALADSREMPQSNISNIPQRVLRPTASTALSGKDVIVTLTPETSDSKIYYAINEEPNVQNENHLYNGPFTITDTSTIKAIATKEVLEDSRLLTLNVTYYNATFQITPEEATIEVKNSNNEPITAEQPGTYRLPSGFGDYSYKVTKEGYRVKEGTFTIEEDITIAITLEALPTLTIAGEEPDAENRFSIPFNKITRQTIVHTSESGNLTFWIEDLGPFGGIELQEGDNNLFNLDITTINENDLNQINYTQLMEALRGTDPDTRKAILNAIDFEEILNLSQNVEEETLQTITSHIAQEFETVFSMMQKANQAQKDQIKADLNKILDILMSETYDVKTYLSWALFPAIKEAERLTLVSKEDFGLDELTAEKFNEAVRTNAISNTQLKDAVKKALSATDETHTESIINEIEQEHLINAINATSNNNKKDIIKAVNINNLFEILRDKSEQEEKEAIFSLAINMISALESDSNVALSDIFEAIAFDTIGREALFAWLAQLKDPSNEINITFEIDTVEYTLTITNQN from the coding sequence TTACCAAGATGGTCAACCAGAACGTGATCAGCGGTTACCCTGACAGCACCTATCGACCCGATCACAGCATCACCCGCGCAGAATTCACAACCCTGGTGAACAAATCATTTAACAAACACAACCCCAACGCCCAGGCCAACTTCCAAGACGTCAAAACAACGGACTGGCACTACAGCCAAATCGCCTCAGGCCAAGCTGCCGGCTACATCTCCGGCTACCCCGACGGAACCTTCCGTCCCGACAACTCCATCACTCGTGAAGAAGCCGCCGTACTCATCGCCAAAGTCCTACAACTTCAAACCACCACAACCGGCATCACCTTCACAGACAGCAACCAAATCGAGAACTGGTCAAGAGCCAGCATTGCCGCCATCACCGCCAAAGGCATCATGACCGGCTACCCCGATGGCACCTTCCAACCCCAAAGGCCCATCAACCGCGCTGAAGCCGCCGTCTTATTGGACAAAGCCATGAATACACCTGTAGAACCCAGACCAGAAGTAGGCATTAGCGGAACCATTAACATAGCCAATGCCACCGTAAAACTCTTCGAAGCAGGCACACTCAACCTCATCTCCGAAACAACCACAGACCAACAGGGTAACTACAAATTCAACGTCCAAAGCGGCCAATACGACATCACCGTCCAAAAAGACAACTTCATCGGCTATGCCAGCGACATCACCCTGAATAAAGACACCAAAAGCATCAACATTACCCTCACAGAAGGCGTAACCGTAGAAGGCCGACTCGTAGACAGAAACAACCGCAACGTAGCCAACGCAGACATCGCTTTTAAAGTCAACCCCGTCTTCACCACCAAAACAGACAGCACAGGTAAATACAAAATCACCTTGCTGCCAAACAAAAGATATCAAGTATCCGCCATTGACCCCAACAAAAAAGACGAAGGCTGGCAGAAAGTCACAGACGCAGTCACTGTCGGTGAAAAAAGCGTAACATTATCAAACTTAACAGTGCCATTCACAGTACCGACATCATCGAGCGGTGGGGGAAGCAGAGCTACTGACAGCGGATACACAATTAGAAATAATATAGCAACGGTAACGACCGTCAACGGCCTACTAGCAGCCTTAAACGATGGACGTGCAACCACCATAAACGGACAAGAAGAATCCTTTAGCACAAATATTACGATCAACAGACCGAACATTACCTTAAAAAACATCACAATTGATGGAAATGTACATGTTGCTGAAGAAATTTTAGAAAGCGATCTAACACTAGAAAATGTAATCATTACCGGACAAACCACCTTCGCTGGTGGTGGTAGCCAATCCATCAAATTACTAGGAACAACAGAACTGAGAGGACCCGTCACATCGAGGAAAGAAGGCTTGCGGATCGTTGCTGAAGGAACGGCCAAAGTAACAGGAACACTAACCTTAGAACGGTCAGCAACCATAGAATCCGATCATAAAGCATTTGAACAAATTCACGTAGCACTTGCAGGAAGTAACACAAGACCTATTGTCATCGCAGTACCGGGAGCAACTATCACAGCAACAAAGGACGTGGACGTACGTCTTGAGCTAGAAAGACCGGCAACAGTAAAAACAGATAATAATAGCACAGTAAATAATCTAGTAATCCGTATCCAGAAAGACGTTCAGACGGAAGAAGCCATTAAAATCGAAGCAACGGTTACAACAGTTACTTTAGAAAAACTTGTCGCCAACAGTATTATAGAGATTGCTGAAGCAGCACAAGTCAGTGACTTAAAAATCGACTCCCAAATTACATCACCCATAGAGCTAGAGATCAGAGGGGAACTAAGTGAGATTAAGGCAGATTCTCCAGATGCAGTACGAATAACGATTGCACTCGCAGATAGCCGTGAAATGCCTCAATCCAACATCAGCAACATTCCACAACGAGTCCTCAGACCTACAGCTTCAACAGCACTAAGTGGAAAAGACGTAATCGTTACACTAACACCTGAAACGAGCGATTCGAAAATTTACTACGCTATCAACGAAGAACCGAATGTCCAAAACGAAAATCACTTGTATAACGGACCATTTACAATTACCGATACAAGCACGATAAAAGCCATCGCTACCAAGGAGGTTCTAGAAGATAGCAGACTCCTAACGCTCAACGTTACTTACTACAACGCTACATTCCAAATAACGCCAGAAGAAGCTACAATCGAAGTCAAAAACAGCAACAATGAACCGATAACAGCAGAGCAGCCAGGAACCTATAGACTACCATCAGGCTTTGGCGACTATAGCTATAAAGTCACCAAAGAAGGCTACCGAGTAAAAGAAGGCACCTTCACCATAGAAGAAGACATTACAATAGCAATAACTTTAGAAGCCCTTCCCACCCTAACTATAGCGGGCGAAGAGCCTGACGCAGAGAATCGCTTTTCAATCCCCTTTAACAAAATCACTCGACAAACTATCGTTCACACTAGCGAAAGTGGCAATCTCACCTTCTGGATCGAAGACCTAGGGCCTTTTGGCGGAATCGAGCTACAAGAAGGTGACAACAATCTATTTAACCTGGATATCACCACCATCAACGAAAATGATCTCAATCAGATTAACTACACCCAACTTATGGAAGCTTTGCGTGGAACAGACCCTGATACCAGAAAAGCCATCCTGAACGCTATTGACTTTGAAGAAATCCTAAACCTCTCCCAAAACGTAGAAGAGGAAACACTGCAAACAATAACAAGCCACATTGCCCAAGAGTTCGAAACAGTCTTTTCCATGATGCAAAAAGCTAATCAAGCCCAGAAGGATCAAATTAAAGCAGACTTAAACAAAATTCTAGACATACTCATGAGCGAAACTTATGATGTAAAAACCTATCTATCCTGGGCCCTATTCCCGGCCATAAAAGAAGCTGAACGCTTGACATTAGTCAGCAAGGAAGACTTTGGCCTCGATGAGCTTACAGCAGAAAAATTCAACGAAGCCGTTAGAACGAACGCTATAAGCAACACACAACTCAAAGACGCTGTGAAAAAAGCACTGTCAGCAACAGATGAAACACATACCGAAAGCATCATCAATGAAATTGAGCAAGAACACTTAATCAATGCAATCAACGCAACATCGAACAACAACAAAAAAGACATCATCAAAGCCGTGAATATCAACAACCTCTTTGAAATCCTTCGTGACAAAAGTGAACAAGAAGAGAAAGAGGCGATTTTCAGTCTCGCCATCAACATGATAAGTGCTTTGGAATCAGATTCGAATGTAGCGCTCAGCGACATCTTCGAAGCCATTGCTTTCGATACAATCGGCCGAGAAGCACTCTTTGCTTGGTTAGCACAACTTAAAGATCCTAGCAATGAAATTAACATCACCTTTGAAATTGACACCGTAGAATACACTCTAACTATTACAAACCAAAACTAA
- a CDS encoding polysaccharide biosynthesis protein, with protein METLTKNSKARRLIVIVTDSFLFTFAFLFAFFLRFDMHIPNAEWSHIQYFAPWGILILIASFYTLGVYSTIWRYTSVPDLWTLIRAVTVAIAGLAAVDYFTSHLNIPRSVIVMTWMFTITAIGASRLGWRLYCELKWGKKSEKNGTTRTLIVGAGDAGVMVARELFQAPSHLKPIGFVDDDPLKKGKTLLGLNVLGTTEDIPQLVEREGIKEIVIAMPSLPGTTIREIVNHCKKTPAKLQILPALHELVSGKISVNKLRNVEVEDLLRREPVQTDFQQIASYLKSKKVLITGAGGSIGSELTRQIASIGPQELILLGQGENSIHTVEQELRWAHPDLNITTYVIDIKNHYILNQIFTQHQPQAIFHAAAHKHVPLMEKQPEEAIKNNAWGTKILAQLAVEHNAERFVMISTDKAVNPTNAMGASKRFAELIIQHYARQAKTRFAVVRFGNVLGSRGSVIPIFKKQIAQGGPVTVTHPDMIRYFMTIPEAVTLVLQAGALSEGGEIFVLDMGTPVRITDLATDLIRLSGYEPGKDIEIQYSGIRPGEKLYEELSHSGEELEKTEHGRIMRIAHCARAYEGSYTPIHELVTMTDEGMYRLERAKALQWLEDVNPTYKPGKESTPITAQEQQIIIAEINNPRKEDKNNKKKRPPIELLDRKERSSARETNSKRIEPEAIAKVP; from the coding sequence ATGGAAACCCTAACCAAAAACTCCAAAGCAAGGCGACTCATTGTCATCGTCACTGACAGCTTCCTCTTCACCTTTGCATTTCTATTCGCCTTCTTCCTCCGCTTCGACATGCACATCCCCAACGCCGAATGGTCTCATATACAATACTTCGCTCCCTGGGGCATCCTCATCCTCATCGCCTCCTTCTACACCCTCGGCGTCTACAGCACCATCTGGCGCTACACCAGCGTCCCCGACCTCTGGACCCTCATCCGCGCCGTCACCGTCGCCATCGCCGGCCTCGCCGCCGTCGACTACTTCACCAGTCACCTCAACATTCCCAGAAGCGTCATCGTCATGACCTGGATGTTCACCATAACCGCCATCGGAGCCAGTCGCCTCGGCTGGCGCCTCTACTGCGAACTCAAATGGGGCAAAAAAAGCGAGAAAAACGGCACCACCCGCACCCTCATCGTCGGAGCCGGTGACGCCGGCGTCATGGTCGCCCGCGAACTCTTCCAAGCCCCCTCACACCTAAAACCCATTGGCTTCGTCGACGACGACCCCCTGAAAAAAGGCAAAACCCTCCTCGGTCTCAATGTCCTCGGCACCACCGAAGACATCCCCCAACTCGTAGAACGAGAAGGCATCAAAGAAATCGTCATCGCCATGCCCTCCCTGCCCGGCACCACCATCCGAGAAATCGTCAACCACTGCAAAAAAACACCGGCCAAGCTACAAATCCTCCCAGCCCTCCACGAACTCGTCAGCGGCAAAATCAGCGTCAACAAACTCAGAAACGTCGAAGTCGAAGACCTCCTCCGCCGTGAACCCGTCCAGACAGACTTCCAACAAATCGCCAGCTACCTCAAAAGCAAAAAAGTCCTCATCACCGGCGCCGGCGGCTCCATCGGCAGCGAGCTGACCCGCCAAATCGCCTCCATTGGCCCCCAAGAACTCATCCTCCTAGGCCAAGGCGAAAACAGCATCCACACCGTTGAACAAGAACTCCGCTGGGCCCACCCAGACCTCAACATCACCACCTACGTCATCGACATCAAAAACCACTACATACTGAACCAAATCTTCACCCAACACCAACCCCAAGCCATCTTCCACGCCGCCGCCCATAAGCACGTCCCCCTCATGGAAAAGCAACCCGAAGAAGCCATCAAAAACAACGCCTGGGGCACCAAAATCCTCGCCCAACTGGCCGTAGAACATAACGCCGAACGCTTCGTCATGATCTCCACCGACAAAGCCGTCAACCCCACCAACGCCATGGGCGCCTCCAAACGTTTTGCCGAACTCATTATCCAACACTACGCCCGCCAAGCAAAAACCCGCTTCGCCGTCGTCCGTTTCGGCAACGTCCTCGGCAGCCGCGGCTCCGTCATCCCCATCTTCAAAAAGCAAATCGCCCAAGGTGGCCCCGTCACCGTCACCCACCCCGACATGATCCGCTACTTCATGACCATCCCCGAAGCAGTTACCCTGGTTCTTCAAGCCGGCGCACTCTCTGAAGGCGGCGAAATTTTCGTGCTCGACATGGGGACACCCGTGCGCATCACCGATCTGGCCACCGACCTCATCCGCCTCTCCGGCTACGAACCGGGCAAAGACATCGAAATCCAATACAGCGGCATCCGACCCGGCGAGAAGCTCTACGAAGAACTAAGCCACAGTGGGGAAGAGCTAGAAAAGACAGAACACGGACGAATCATGCGCATCGCCCATTGTGCCCGTGCCTACGAAGGCTCTTACACACCCATCCATGAATTAGTAACGATGACCGATGAAGGAATGTATCGACTAGAACGAGCAAAAGCTCTCCAATGGCTAGAAGATGTGAACCCGACCTATAAGCCAGGGAAAGAAAGCACTCCCATAACAGCGCAAGAACAACAAATAATCATCGCCGAGATTAATAACCCAAGAAAAGAAGATAAAAACAACAAAAAAAAGCGCCCTCCTATCGAGCTATTGGATAGGAAAGAGCGCAGTTCGGCTCGGGAAACTAACAGCAAGCGGATCGAACCGGAAGCGATTGCGAAAGTGCCGTAG
- a CDS encoding GumC family protein, with protein sequence MHNHNTPPQHPTEKQGPPEDEIDLRQLFSVLFKWKWLIAFLTTLSFATAALISFFVLTPVYEARTTLLVTQAIDTRQLSQRQSGNLEDVVAQAIRLPELTLQSYVNQIRNEAVAEKVIDSLGLEGIYRPNQILGMVSVSLIRDTNLVEIRVTNTNPTMARDIANAMGREYVEYMAETNIEKLSRSGELLEQQIQEEEKSLQASIERLNNFLGEARNPQVLDRESQNLLEALSHYRNAKMQIEIEIQQLQAQKNELTWQIESLPTYQSSTTPTTQVAAVTIAPTYPTGTDPAPINYELLTEQHTAATVTETPQPAPITEPPPTHTTAPAPTNPTPAPKPTPQPSQPTYPAPTQPTIQQNPNDTNQYTNQYTNPLYQTLRTQLAQKSAELAGKEAQLRTINYAILTIESEWRKIQEELAVKQTEYEQLRRETDRLSNIQNLLADKVAETRIATFVNQGETSVQVAVPANLPTSPVKPNKSLNMALGLLIGLMISVALAFVLEMLDNTIKNEEDVRRHLGLPVLGAIPKFDIKAKGQGPKGGT encoded by the coding sequence ATGCATAACCACAACACCCCACCACAACACCCAACGGAAAAGCAAGGCCCCCCCGAAGACGAAATCGACCTGCGCCAACTCTTTTCCGTACTCTTCAAATGGAAGTGGCTCATCGCCTTTCTCACCACACTCTCCTTCGCCACCGCCGCCCTCATTAGCTTCTTCGTCCTCACCCCCGTCTACGAAGCACGGACCACACTCCTTGTCACCCAAGCCATCGACACCCGACAACTCTCCCAACGCCAGAGCGGCAACCTCGAAGACGTCGTCGCCCAGGCCATCCGCCTCCCTGAACTCACCCTCCAATCCTACGTCAACCAGATACGCAATGAAGCCGTCGCTGAAAAAGTCATCGATAGCCTAGGCCTCGAAGGCATCTACCGCCCCAACCAGATCCTCGGCATGGTCTCCGTCAGCCTCATCAGAGACACCAACCTCGTCGAGATCCGCGTCACCAACACCAACCCCACCATGGCCCGCGACATCGCCAACGCCATGGGCCGCGAATATGTCGAATACATGGCCGAAACGAACATAGAAAAACTAAGCCGCTCCGGCGAACTCCTAGAACAACAAATCCAAGAAGAAGAAAAAAGCCTCCAAGCTTCCATCGAGCGGCTTAACAACTTCCTCGGAGAAGCCCGCAACCCCCAAGTTTTAGACCGAGAAAGCCAGAACCTCCTCGAAGCCCTCAGCCACTACCGCAACGCCAAAATGCAAATCGAAATCGAGATCCAACAACTCCAAGCCCAGAAAAACGAACTAACCTGGCAAATCGAAAGCCTCCCCACCTACCAAAGCAGCACCACACCCACCACCCAAGTCGCCGCCGTCACCATCGCACCCACGTACCCAACAGGAACAGACCCCGCCCCCATCAACTACGAACTCCTAACAGAACAACACACGGCAGCCACAGTCACAGAAACACCACAACCAGCCCCAATAACAGAACCCCCCCCAACCCACACAACAGCACCCGCCCCCACCAACCCAACACCAGCCCCAAAACCAACGCCCCAACCATCCCAACCGACCTATCCAGCGCCCACCCAACCAACGATCCAACAAAACCCCAACGACACCAACCAATACACCAACCAATACACCAACCCCCTCTACCAGACCCTCCGCACCCAACTCGCCCAGAAATCAGCAGAACTTGCCGGCAAAGAAGCCCAACTGCGAACCATCAACTACGCCATCCTAACCATCGAAAGCGAATGGCGCAAGATCCAAGAAGAACTGGCCGTCAAACAGACCGAATACGAACAACTCCGCCGAGAAACAGACCGCCTCAGCAACATCCAGAACCTCCTCGCTGACAAAGTCGCCGAAACCCGTATCGCTACCTTCGTCAACCAAGGCGAGACAAGCGTCCAAGTCGCCGTCCCCGCCAACTTACCCACCAGCCCCGTCAAACCCAACAAAAGCCTCAACATGGCTCTCGGTCTCCTCATCGGCCTCATGATCTCCGTCGCCCTCGCCTTCGTCCTAGAAATGCTCGACAACACCATCAAAAACGAAGAAGACGTCCGCCGTCACTTGGGCCTCCCCGTCCTCGGCGCCATCCCCAAATTCGACATAAAAGCCAAAGGCCAAGGCCCCAAGGGAGGAACATAG
- a CDS encoding S-layer homology domain-containing protein, whose product MKHPKKITQIITPIVLSAFLLTAASSPVASASSFTDVYSDIKKEHPQFVSKLVEGGASEQQIKSFLQDLEKEVNKSTTLTDSNFNTELFKAVGNVFATPTHSTVFKALNTKFGEEIESTLATSSLHPNLQPLHHAVKQSIVPESAAPPTGGSTGGGGGGGGGSVTTPTNNETPDNETNTSDDETPAPQAPTEQPPTPFHDLTTHWAEANIRQLIQENIITGYPDNTFRPDNNITRAEFAILTLKAFQIPLEGNKTFTDTAGHWAKDYIAAAYNQGIISGYSSDTFGPDNPITREQMALMIIRAANLTAEHNTTTNFKDQSAIAPWAEEAVATAVQAKLISGFPDGTFRPQERATRAQAATILINLRNNK is encoded by the coding sequence ATGAAGCATCCCAAAAAAATAACCCAGATCATAACACCAATTGTACTATCGGCCTTTCTACTTACAGCAGCAAGCAGTCCGGTAGCATCAGCATCCTCTTTTACCGATGTGTATAGCGACATCAAAAAGGAGCACCCCCAATTCGTGAGCAAGCTCGTTGAAGGAGGGGCCAGCGAACAACAGATTAAATCTTTTTTGCAAGACCTAGAAAAAGAAGTTAACAAAAGCACCACTTTAACAGATTCAAACTTTAACACTGAATTGTTTAAAGCAGTCGGGAACGTATTTGCAACGCCCACCCATAGTACTGTATTCAAAGCACTCAACACCAAGTTTGGTGAAGAAATCGAATCAACATTAGCAACCAGCAGCCTCCACCCCAACCTCCAGCCGCTTCACCATGCAGTCAAACAAAGCATTGTTCCAGAATCAGCAGCACCCCCAACAGGCGGAAGTACTGGCGGTGGCGGCGGAGGTGGCGGCGGATCCGTAACAACCCCCACCAACAACGAAACCCCTGACAACGAAACAAACACCTCCGATGATGAAACTCCCGCCCCCCAAGCACCTACAGAACAACCCCCAACTCCCTTCCATGACCTCACCACCCACTGGGCCGAAGCCAACATCCGCCAACTCATCCAAGAAAACATCATCACCGGCTACCCCGACAACACCTTCCGCCCTGACAACAACATCACCAGAGCCGAATTTGCCATCCTTACCCTCAAAGCCTTCCAAATCCCCCTAGAAGGCAACAAAACCTTCACCGACACAGCAGGACACTGGGCCAAAGACTACATCGCCGCCGCCTACAACCAAGGCATCATCTCCGGCTACAGCAGCGACACCTTCGGACCAGACAACCCCATAACACGGGAACAAATGGCCCTCATGATCATTCGAGCCGCCAACCTCACGGCAGAACATAACACAACAACCAACTTCAAAGACCAAAGCGCCATCGCCCCCTGGGCCGAAGAAGCCGTCGCCACCGCCGTCCAAGCCAAGCTCATATCAGGCTTCCCAGACGGAACCTTCAGACCCCAAGAAAGAGCCACAAGAGCCCAAGCAGCCACCATCCTCATCAACCTGCGAAACAACAAATAA
- a CDS encoding type II secretion system protein: MFTTSKKSNRKICSSGFSLIELIVIIAVISILISIAVPTYLSFAEKIKEKACRNNCFQLEKRYEADLLLENAQHSQDRFLNFLYDYGEDICPSGGQVMYLNGQVHCNAHPIEDVGGSDGESGGVPVL; encoded by the coding sequence ATGTTCACTACAAGCAAAAAGAGTAATAGAAAAATCTGTAGCAGTGGATTTAGCCTAATTGAACTTATAGTGATAATTGCTGTTATATCCATCTTGATTTCCATAGCAGTTCCGACTTATTTAAGTTTTGCAGAAAAAATCAAAGAGAAAGCATGTCGCAACAATTGCTTTCAACTTGAAAAAAGATATGAAGCAGATCTTTTATTAGAAAATGCACAGCACTCGCAAGATAGATTTTTAAATTTTTTGTACGACTATGGTGAAGATATTTGCCCTAGTGGCGGGCAGGTTATGTATTTGAATGGACAGGTCCACTGCAATGCGCATCCGATAGAAGATGTTGGTGGAAGTGATGGAGAAAGTGGCGGTGTTCCGGTGCTGTAA
- a CDS encoding DUF6329 domain-containing protein — translation MKAIFYRKISDLNELKKLTEATLKYAQKGQPYIVTTEVILNNEDFQAFASDFLADHPWITKETGGVTPQGEERCIRVINEQSGQTVLVNSEGHNYARYTSLEIPDEQFERKKPEYYEPENGVVIIDDITAPPLKVQESIPIDAFELKIPLKEHDGRTLCNLIKIISREEQLIVKVLEQSEPLMDEQFTKDLSQYEITTFEEFQKAFEELEGPERCPVLSVNIDAETYSINLYSQTFTSEKIAFLQTLFYRINLLAYIYNEKTM, via the coding sequence ATGAAAGCAATTTTCTACAGAAAAATCAGCGACTTAAATGAACTAAAAAAACTGACAGAAGCAACCTTAAAGTACGCACAAAAAGGTCAACCCTACATAGTAACCACAGAAGTGATTCTTAACAACGAGGACTTCCAAGCCTTCGCCTCTGATTTCCTTGCTGATCATCCTTGGATTACGAAAGAAACTGGAGGGGTAACTCCACAAGGCGAAGAGCGCTGCATCCGCGTGATCAACGAACAAAGCGGTCAAACAGTACTTGTAAACAGCGAAGGTCATAATTACGCTCGTTATACATCTCTGGAAATACCAGATGAACAGTTTGAGAGAAAAAAGCCAGAGTACTATGAACCAGAAAATGGTGTGGTAATAATTGATGATATTACAGCCCCACCACTTAAAGTGCAGGAATCAATTCCAATCGATGCTTTCGAACTGAAAATCCCACTTAAAGAACATGACGGAAGAACACTTTGCAATCTAATCAAAATAATCTCTAGAGAAGAACAACTGATTGTAAAAGTTTTAGAGCAAAGTGAACCTTTGATGGATGAACAATTTACAAAAGATTTGAGTCAATACGAAATCACGACTTTTGAAGAATTCCAAAAAGCCTTTGAAGAATTAGAAGGTCCAGAGCGCTGCCCAGTCCTAAGTGTTAACATTGATGCGGAAACTTATTCTATCAACCTGTATTCGCAGACATTTACTTCCGAAAAAATCGCCTTCTTGCAAACGTTATTCTACCGAATCAACCTACTAGCTTATATTTACAATGAGAAAACCATGTAG
- a CDS encoding tyrosine-protein phosphatase produces MTQEQHNLITDIHTHILPGLDDGARTIEEALQMAQQAHSQGITHLIATPHYIEDSVITKPDVIIKACQALQGKLQEQQIPLTIYPGQEIFLSPHSAHQYDQGQLLTLAGTDYILIELPLQTYPHWVADSIYELTLRGLKPILAHPERYRHYSNNLEALQELTAAGLHLQINASSITGHMGPRAQQKAKKMLQAGLITYLGSDAHSPRTRTFHLTEALRTLKAWGINATYLLHNNNRLLHNEKPQQIDKPKRTWWQKLWA; encoded by the coding sequence ATGACCCAAGAACAGCACAACCTCATCACCGACATTCACACACACATCCTACCGGGTCTTGACGACGGCGCCCGTACCATAGAAGAAGCCCTTCAGATGGCCCAACAAGCCCACAGCCAGGGCATAACCCATCTCATCGCCACACCCCACTACATCGAAGATAGCGTCATCACCAAGCCCGACGTAATCATAAAAGCTTGCCAAGCCCTCCAAGGCAAGCTCCAAGAACAGCAGATCCCCCTCACCATCTACCCCGGCCAAGAAATCTTCCTCAGCCCCCACAGCGCCCACCAATACGACCAAGGCCAACTCCTCACCCTCGCCGGCACCGACTACATCCTCATCGAACTGCCCCTACAAACATACCCCCACTGGGTGGCCGACAGCATCTACGAACTCACCCTCCGAGGTCTCAAGCCCATCCTCGCCCACCCCGAACGGTACCGCCACTACAGCAACAACCTCGAAGCCCTCCAAGAACTCACCGCAGCAGGCCTCCACCTACAAATCAACGCCAGCTCCATCACCGGCCACATGGGCCCCCGCGCCCAGCAAAAGGCCAAAAAAATGCTCCAAGCAGGCCTCATCACCTACCTAGGCAGCGACGCCCACTCCCCCCGTACCCGCACCTTCCACCTCACCGAAGCTCTCCGCACCCTCAAAGCCTGGGGCATCAACGCCACCTACCTCCTCCACAACAACAACCGCCTCCTCCACAACGAAAAACCACAACAAATCGACAAACCCAAAAGAACATGGTGGCAAAAACTCTGGGCATAG